In Macadamia integrifolia cultivar HAES 741 chromosome 13, SCU_Mint_v3, whole genome shotgun sequence, one DNA window encodes the following:
- the LOC122059429 gene encoding peptidyl-prolyl cis-trans isomerase FKBP13, chloroplastic-like: MSASALALGSFSSLKLNKTIKTAEATTTTISVNQNNHKRLPPPPPPPPPQLPLQEKERSVVLGRREAIGFGFCLGIIEGFVQKSEAAEAQCELTTTPSGLAYCDQVIGTGPEASKGQLIKAHYLGKLDNGKVFDSSYNRGKPLTFRIGVGEVIKGWDQGILGGDGIPPMLAGGKRTLKIPPELGYGMRGAGCRGGSCIIPPDSVLLFDVEFIGKT; encoded by the exons ATGAGCGCCTCAGCATTAGCTCTGGGCTCTTTCTCCTCCCTAAAGCTTAACAAAACCATCAAGACAGCAGAAGCAACAACCACAACCATCTCAGTTAACCAAAACAACCATAAGAgacttcctcctcctcctcctcctcctcctcctcagctACCACTGCAAGAGAAGGAAAGGTCAGTAGTATTGGGAAGGAGAGAAGCAATTGGGTTTGGCTTCTGTTTGGGAATCATTGAGGGTTTTGTACAGAAATCTGAAGCTGCAGAGGCACAATGTGAACTTACTACCACTCCTTCCGGCCTCGCCTACTGCGATCAAGTCATTGGGACAGGTCCTGAGGCTTCCAAAGGTCAGCTTATTAAG GCACATTACTTAGGGAAGCTGGATAATGGAAAGGTCTTTGATAGCAGCTACAACCGTGGAAAGCCTCTAACTTTTCGCATTGGTGTTGGTGAG GTCATAAAAGGTTGGGACCAGGGGATTCTAGGTGGTGATGGAATCCCACCCATGCTTGCTG GGGGGAAACGTACCCTTAAGATTCCTCCAGAACTTGGATATGGCATGAGAGGGGCAGGATGCAGAGGAG GTTCTTGTATCATTCCGCCAGACTCAGTTCTTCTGTTTGATGTGGAGTTCATAGGAAAGACATAA